The following are encoded together in the Anopheles nili chromosome 3, idAnoNiliSN_F5_01, whole genome shotgun sequence genome:
- the LOC128724759 gene encoding uncharacterized protein LOC128724759: MIYGGSLSTLSSTPLGGREYWPVSPPSVIPPNHRKSGTPERHVASTNLNRKSPDQTIASSIVQRESPKPWGQAAAAAAAGVSSSSSDSNGDSESVTALLQDSTHPPYNADAGGYDDGNEAANHADHNDARSG, encoded by the exons ATGATTTACGGCGGAAGTTTGTCGACGCTGTCCAGTACGCCATTGGGCGGCCGTGAGTACTGGCCAGTTTCGCCACCGAGCGTT attccacccaaccaccggaAGTCCGGAACACCGGAACGCCACGTAGCCAG CACGAATTTAAATCGGAAATCCCCAGACCAAACGATCGCCAGCTCGATCGTGCAACGCGAATCTCCCAAACCCTGGggccaagcagcagcagcagcagcagcaggagtatcatcatcatcatcggatTCCAATGGCGATAGTGAGAGTGTGACGGCACTGCTGCAAGATTCTACCCACCCCCCTTATAATGCCGATGCTGGCGGTTATGATGATGGTAATGAAGCTGCGAATCACGCTGACCATAATGACGCCCGGTCCGGCTAG
- the LOC128723440 gene encoding uncharacterized protein LOC128723440, with product MLKNIHERTVKKVKGNHYVATHGRDTVDLPYAQANRGYSTDGEDSQRAPSERTLSEYTVANERATPPTAPARKSRSEHKYQNNGGPRPLSSPPTRAPPRAPSALSYDHGGETGSDIYVTSAAYKAPSEISRYSAHRTHQSRGPRSVYSVASTAKTGRSSRRHGAKVEAMSAPNPFCPNVKGVCCLMLLLNLGLILITLGFVIVMQFMEPLFVWILGVVFLIFGFGTLIGSMIYCVIVCRDAKTPSQLKNEDLYWTKHWQKSIGYTPQEIDYKTDRFDERDRYSDRFSVSKMSGKYSDRDITRY from the exons atgctgaaaaacatTCACGAACGCACGGTGAAGAA GGTGAAGGGTAACCACTATGTGGCGACGCACGGACGAGATACGGTTGATCTACCGTACGCCCAAGCCAACCGAGGCTACTCGACAGACGGCGAGGACAGCCAAAGGGCGCCATCGGAGCGCACCCTGTCCGAGTACACGGTGGCAAACGAACGGGCAACCCCACCGACGGCTCCAGCTCGGAAGTCACGCTCGGAGCACAAGTACCAGAACAACGGGGGACCCCGCCCACTCTCTAGTCCACCGACGCGTGCCCCACCAAGGGCTCCGTCCGCGCTTAGCTACGATCACGGGGGCGAAACTGGCAGTGACATCTACGTCACGTCGGCGGCCTACAAGGCACCATCGGAAATAAG CCGGTACAGTGCCCACCGGACGCACCAATCTCGTGGACCCCGGAGTGTTTACAGCGTTGCCAGCACGGCGAAAACGGGACGCAGTTCCCGACGGCACGGTGCCAAGGTGGAGGCGATGTCCGCACCGAACCCGTTCTGTCCGAACGTGAAGGGCGTGTGCTgtctgatgttgctgctgaacCTGGGTCTGATCCTGATTACGCTCGGGTTTGTCATCGTGATGCAGTTTATGGAGCCGCTGTTCGTGTG GATCCTGGGTGTGGTGTTCCTGATCTTCGGGTTTGGAACGCTGATCGGCAGCATGATCTACTGCGTGATCGTGTGCCGGGACGCGAAAACTCCATCCCAGCTGAAGAACGAAGATCTGTACTGGACGAAGCACTGGCAGAAGAGCATCGGGTACACGCCGCAAGAGATCGACTATAAAACGGACCGGTTCGACGAGCGCGATCGATACTCGGATCGATTCTCGGTCAGCAAAATGAGCGGCAAATATTCCGACCGTGACATCACGCGGTACTGA
- the LOC128725092 gene encoding protein ecdysoneless produces the protein MTHREILQSIREDDFVEYFLFPERPSDPSDVELENNENSLEPLLQQVNQLAEIFCQRYIWHRDGFRVVPRLLNDSRMLIAAATGDSETNAKLPSHLYGISHVGDNVQDEWFIVALLFYLTERIPGLVARVVDADGEFLLIEAAEQLPRWANPECCEGKAFICNGTLRLVGPPENEAEKSIDVQHALEMVRGTEGMQYCVSEEVDQCIRERIQGFPDNIADHHHRATVNVPVGVAAVLRENPQLIAPAVLAFCGRDPIDLKACRAMRYFPPENCVNVSVTFTKCLYAMLAQSRYLPDRRTGWSIPLSTDPDYKAHMLGVKLACGLEILASQAKSSRTDWETDKGWKSYYESLQAKGYFRDNIEGSQEHTKLLTIAREYYVDNRDSMRTMPKIGEEIVSILKRNEWDVEELRKEGLDLPPADSDEWMNISPEELDRMLTKRYGAKKLFSLNGNANAAETFTTMVSDFLDQKSEFDGVVGPEDERAAKEVLSKLDLGPFKSPTKPKRTKSKNAHDRQAKGHHPAAPSETATNESPFHQSATVDFDAGAFGMHVRNMLDLLIPEDRWDSSDESDMSDYSQDEYDRNIEDMSPTRTNRAVQNELKTYMNQMDRELASTTIGRSFETAIDDDDTDAKPSASNGGTAGDDFDDIETFKPVNIDVNTLRNMMESYQSQMGGPGPAANLLGSMGVQISKASKGEKGSTQQTDV, from the exons ATGACGCATCGCGAGATACTGCAGTCGATCCGGGAGGACGATTTTgtggaatattttttgtttcccgaaCGCCCATCCGATCCTTCCGATGTGGAGCtggaaaacaacgaaaactcCTTGGAGCCACTTCTGCAGCAGGTGAACCAACTCGCGGAGATTTTCTGCCAGCGGTACATCTGGCATCGGGACGGGTTTCGAGTGGTTCCAAGGCTACTGAACGATTCGCGTATGCTCATCGCCGCTGCAACCGGGGACAGTGAGACCAACG CAAAACTACCATCTCATCTGTACGGGATTTCGCACGTCGGTGACAACGTTCAAGATGAGTGGTTCATCGTCGCCCTGCTGTTTTATCTTACCGAACGCATCCCCGGCCTGGTGGCACGCGTAGTGGATGCCGATGGAGAGTTCCTTCTAATCGAAGCCGCGGAACAGCTGCCCCGATGGGCGAATCCAGAATGCTGCGAGGGTAAAGCATTCATATGCAATGGAACGCTGCGCCTCGTGGGACCACCGGAAAATGAGGCTGAGAAGTCGATCGACGTGCAGCATGCACTCGAAATGGTCCGCGGAACGGAGGGAATGCAGTACTGTGTCAGCGAAGAGGTGGACCAATGCATACGGGAGAGGATTCAGGGATTTCCGGACAATATTGCCGACCACCATCATCGCGCGACGGTTAACGTTCCGGTTGGTGTGGCGGCGGTTTTGCGCGAGAATCCTCAATTAATCGCTCCGGCAGTGTTGGCTTTCTGCGGTCGCGATCCGATCGATCTGAAAGCGTGCCGGGCGATGAGATATTTTCCTCCCGAAAACTGTGTGAATGTTAGCGTCACTTTCACAAAATGTTTGTACGCGATGCTCGCTCAGAGTCGGTACCTTCCGGATCGACGCACGGGTTGGAGCATCCCACTGTCGACTGATCCCGACTACAAAGCGCACATGCTGGGTGTGAAGCTAGCCTGTGGGCTAGAAATACTAGCATCGCAGGCAAAATCATCCCGCACTGATTGGGAAACGGACAAGGGATGGAAGAGTTACTATGAATCTCTCCAAGCAAAGGGTTACTTCCGCGACAATATCGAAGGTTCGCAGGAGCACACAAAGCTGCTAACCATCGCCCGAGAGTACTATGTAGATAACAGGGACTCGATGCGTACCATGCCGAAGATTGGAGAAGAAATCGTTTCGATTCTCAAACGCAACGAATGGGACGTGGAGGAACTGCGAAAGGAAGGGCTAGATCTGCCGCCCGCAGACAGTGACGAGTGGATGAACATCTCGCCAGAGGAGCTGGACCGGATGCTTACCAAGCGTTACGGAGCGAAGAAGCTGTTTTCGCTAAATGGCAACGCAAATGCGGCTGAAACGTTCACCACGATGGTGAGCGATTTTCTGGACCAGAAAAGCGAGTTCGACGGTGTGGTGGGACCGGAGGATGAACGAGCAGCCAAGGAAGTACTGTCCAAGCTTGATCTAGGCCCTTTCAAGTCTCCCACGAAacccaaacgaacgaagagcAAAAATGCACACGATCGCCAGGCGAAGGGTCACCATCCGGCGGCGCCATCAGAAACAGCCACCAATGAATCACCCTTCCACCAGTCGGCAACGGTTGATTTCGATGCGGGTGCGTTTGGGATGCACGTGCGAAACATGCTCGACCTGTTGATTCCCGAAGATCGATGGGATTCGTCAGACGAATCGGACATGAGCGATTACAGCCAGGATGAGTATGATCGCAACATCGAGGATATGTCGCCAACACGTACGAACAGAGCGGTCCAAAACGAGCTGAAAACGTACATGAACCAGATGGATCGTGAGCTGGCGAGCACCACCATCGGCAGGAGCTTCGAAACGgcgatcgacgacgacgatacGGATGCCAAACCGTCCGCTTCGAATGGCGGCACGGCGGGAGACGACTTCGATGACATCGAGACGTTTAAGCCCGTCAACATCGACGTGAATACGCTGCGGAACATGATGGAAAGCTATCAGTCGCAGATGGGAGGACCTGGCCCGGCTGCCAATTTGCTCGGCTCGATGGGCGTCCAGATATCGAAAGCTTCGAAGGGCGAGAAAGGAAGCACCCAACAAACGGATGTCTAA
- the LOC128723733 gene encoding iron-sulfur cluster assembly scaffold protein IscU — protein MSLPRNIGALLKVSRTRSVPCALYHQNVLEHYENPRNVGSLDKKDKNVGTGLVGAPACGDVMKLQIKVDDNGKIIDAKFKTFGCGSAIASSSLATEWVKGKTLDQAKQLKNTDIAKELSLPPVKLHCSMLAEDAIKAALEDYNKKQKKSE, from the coding sequence ATGTCTCTCCCGCGTAACATCGGTGCCTTGCTGAAGGTCTCGCGTACCCGCAGCGTGCCGTGTGCCCTTTATCACCAGAACGTGTTGGAGCACTACGAAAACCCACGGAACGTTGGATCACTTGATAAGAAGGACAAGAACGTCGGTACGGGTCTCGTCGGCGCACCGGCCTGCGGCGACGTAATGAAGCTGCAGATTAAGGTGGATGACAATGGCAAAATCATTGACGCCAAGTTCAAAACCTTCGGTTGCGGTTCAGCCATCGCGTCCAGCTCTCTGGCTACCGAATGGGTGAAGGGAAAAACCCTCGACCAGGCAAAGCAGTTGAAGAACACCGACATTGCCAAAGAGTTGTCCTTGCCCCCGGTGAAGCTGCATTGTTCAATGCTGGCAGAAGATGCAATCAAAGCGGCGCTTGAGGATTACAacaagaaacagaagaaaagcgAGTAG
- the LOC128724760 gene encoding elongator complex protein 5, with product MSFVVPHQKRSHNLIKNVQLLSNLALPQQKVIVIHDKIGLEPMATELITKWLQEQRDKIAFPCGVNLLNEFSEFLLIPISRLERRFKPSELFQYVAQCKKKATVVHAFVWISEPKLQQAFLLPYLEHMADTVITFEDSSHISLLVKKRSGKVTNKYYIFDYNNGSVTVVEEKHPSVTRQPTSDKVDPTPNPAALGTFKIDLKDEEVAAKNALTLPFEFYKSTPEGGKILYHPDAEDDLDEEDPDDDLLI from the exons ATGTCTTTCGTTGTACCTCATCAAAAAAGGAGTCATAATCTAATTAAAAATGTTCAGCTGCTTAGTAATTTGGCTCTTCCCCAACAAAAGGTGATCGTTATTCATG ATAAAATTGGACTCGAACCCATGGCAACAGAACTCATAACTAAATGGCTTCAAGAGCAACGAGATAAGATAGCTTTTCCGTGTGGAGTGAACCTCTTGAATGAGTTCTCAGAATTTTTGCTCATACCAATATCCAGGTTAGAACGTCGATTTAAGCCCAGTGAGCTATTCCAGTATGTAGCGCAATGCAAAAAGAAGGCTACCGTTGTTCATGCCTTCGTGTGGATCTCGGAACCAAAATTGCAACAAGCTTTTCTACTGCCATATCTTGAACATATGGCTGATACGGTTATAACGTTCGAGGACAGCTCACATATCTCACtgttggtgaaaaaaagaagcgggAAAGTCACCAATAAATACTACATATTTGATTACAACAACGGATCTGTTACCGtggtagaagaaaaacatccttcaGTTACCAGACAGCCCACATCAGATAAGGTGGATCCGACTCCGAATCCAGCCGCACTTGGGACATTTAAAATTGACCTGAAAGATGAGGAGGTTGCCGCGAAAAATGCTTTAACATTGCCTTTCGAGTT CTATAAATCTACCCCGGAAGGAGGGAAAATTCTCTACCACCCAGATGCGGAAGATGATCTCGACGAGGAGGACCCAGACGATGATTTGTTGATTTAA